CAAGCATTGAAAGCTGTTCTTCAATGAGGCCGTGCACGTTTATTTGCAGGGCGTGACCTCCCCATCATGAGTGAGGTTAAAATCAAGCATTAAGGATTTTTGTTGACTCCAGACTGGAGCAAGCGGGCCGGTATCGCGTATTAATCTGAAACGCCTGAAGCCATTTGAATGAGGCTTGGTACTCCTTGCCTTAACTGGCAAGATGGTCAGATACCCAGCCTGAAACAGGACACGAAGATAACGCTGGAGGTTGCTTTCTGGCTGCTTATCCGTGGGCTGGGCTGCCGCCAGAACAATATCCGACAGAGTAAACGCGCCGGAAATCTTCATGGCGTTCCATGCCCGCTGCCGCAAGGAGTTACGGCGAGGGCTACGGCGGTGCTTTTGTACTCTTGTGCCGCCACCTATCGGAATGACCAAGCCCTCATCAGCAGCTTTTCGCCCCGATTGTGTAAGCTGGTAACAACCCCGTTCAACGCGCTCCAGATATCCTTTCATGGTTAGAAAGCCAGCAGCCTCAATGAACTGCCTGCGACTGAGAGAAAGCCTGACATCGCTATCCAGCATATCAAGTGTCTGGCATTCCCCGCCTTTTAAATGATGCAGAAGTTGTGTGGAGATCAGGGATTTAGTCATCACAGTCCTCCCGGAACCATGATGGGCCGGTTTGACGAGCGATCGTTGATGATGGACACACCGGCCATCTCCCTCATGGTCAAACCCTCTTCACCGGGAGGATTGAGGAACCCGTGGCGTTCAATATTGGCAATGGCTTCCAGGATTTCTCGGTTGTAACCGCCAGACACTTTGTGAACGAATTTCAAAAGATCATCAGCGACTGGAATTTCACAGCGACCCTCCATCAGAGACCGCACATCAGCCTCTGTACACTTTTCAAAACGCACCTTTTGAGAGACGCGGGAGGCGACCTGCGGGAAACGGGTCAGGTTATCGTTGACCTTGCCCATGCCCACTAAAATGACCGGCAGTTCAATCATGTCGGAGATATCGCGGATGGTCTCCAAAATAGCTGATTTGCTGGAGACATGATCGGCCTCATCAATCACCAGACCAAACGTTTTACTCTCAATGCCTGCAGAGGCTTGACGTCCAGCCAGTTCTTCAAGCGCCTTGCGGTACTTTTTCTGAAAGGCATGCGGTGGATGCACCCGCAAGGCTTCAAGAAGCTCGTTCATGAACCAGCTCGGCGTCCATTCTTTCTTGGCCCGCAGATATATGCTGCCCGTTTGGGCAACCCATTTTCGTAAGGTGGTTGTTTTGCCAAGCCCCGGCAGTCCGTCCACGACCACCAGACAAGCCTCTTGTGCACCCCGTTCATTCAAGGCAGTCAACGCGTTCAAAAAGCGCTGCACGTTGGAGGTCTTTACAAAGTCATTCCGCATCTGATATTTCCTTGAGTGTTGATTGGTTGCGTTAAGCAGCGGCACGGAGGAGAGTTCGAAGGCTCTCCGTGTCGACGCCAAGCGCTTCAAAAAGATCCAGATAAGTCCTGTCGGTGAGACATCCCGACAGGATTTTTTTGTCCAGATCGGTCATCTTTTCAGGGTTATCCAGAACCCAAACAGCAAGCTCTTCCTTGGACTTAAAGCGTGGCCTGCCGGAATTGGTCGTGGGTTGAGGTTGAGACTTGGGAGCCTCAATAGGTTCTGCCAATTGAACGACGTTCCCCGCGCTCCTGACCGGTTCCATCACCACTGAAACGAGATCCTCCTCAGCGCTGTCTTCAAAGCCGGGAGCTGAGGCAAACACCTCCATGGGCTGTTCGCCAGAATGTTCCACGAGATAGCCGGGGCGCTGCTCCTGCTCAACACGGCGCAGCTTGTCTTCCAGCCGTTTTGTAGCCGTTTTTGCTTTCTTCTCGCGGGCGTTCTCAATAACTGGTTTGGGGAAGTAGGCTTGGCTGTTGCCTTCAAACTTGGCCGTGCAGATCAATGCACCCGGTGTCTCAACACCGTCCACATAATCAAGCTCACGCACCCACACTTGGCTCGCATCCAGCATGTCGTAACAAACCATGACCTCACGGCGGTCATAACGCTCCAACTCCAGTGCGAAGTAGCGGTTCGTCTCAATGGTAACGAGACCGCGAGTAACCTTACGCCGAACTGCGGGGCGGGACAGATCATCACTGTCATCTTTAGCAAGCGTAACCGCTTTGAACCCATGAGATTCAAATTGAGCCCAGTATTCATTGGGCGACATATGGCGGGTGTTGCCGGTGACGTCCCCGCGCACCTGAGGCAGACCTGAATGGGGCCGGTTGTTGTAGTATTGCAGCGCTCCGTCAAAAATCTTGAGGAACTCGTTCCAGCCGATCAGAATATCTGACGCGCCTGTCTCCTTGAGATCACTTTTGATCTGTTTGTGCAGTTTTAAAGCTGCTTCCCGGTCCAGATCACGGCCCGTATAGCTGGGCAGTGTTTTGGCAAGGCGGGTGTAAACCGACCCGTTGAAACGCTCGATAATACCGCGAGCCTGTGAGTTGTAGGCGATGCTGTGTTCTTTATGAGTACCAAGGCGAGCAAGCATACCCACCGCCGCTTCATCCAGCAGCTGGTTCTTATAGCCCTTACCGTTATCAACGTAGAAGATCGCTGCAACGCCGTTTGCCATGCTGGCATTGCGCAGGGCTTCAGAAACGTCATAGGCTTTCTCATTCAGTCCAATTGAGTAACCAACACACTTGCGGGTCACCACATCCAAAATACTGGTGATTTCCGGGCGCATCGGACTGCCGGAAAATGGATGAGCCACAAAGGCATCAAACGTTTTGCCATCACCGGTATAGATATCGGTTGGTTCCAGCCCTTCAGTAGACCGGCTCACATAGACCTTACGGGCCTTGAGTGCCAACACACCTTCACGACCTTTGTAGGCGGCAATTGGGTCGGCTTTCTTCAGCTTCGTCAGATATCGTTTTACCTGATCGTAACTTGGTGCCCGTGCTGGTTCATCAAGACTGGCCCGGTATTGGTCCAGCGCTAATGCGAGCGTTGGCTTGCGCGGGTCCGCATAAAACTTCAGGAAGCCGGGAGCCCAGTCATAACGGGTCGCATTCAGCGCATCCTGTTTGCGCTTACCGGGAATAAGCCCGGCGAAACCGCTTTCCTTAAACGCCTTGCGCCAGTTGTAAATGGCACGGCGGGAGATCCCGGTACCCTTGTCCTTGGCAGTGCGCACCAGCTCTAGCAAGTGCTTTTCATCGGGGGTTAGCACATCTTGGTTCAGCAGCACCTTAACCTTGGCGGTCAGGCCACACACCGCCTTGTCATAGGCCATGCCGCGCATGACCAGCTGCTCCACCATCTGCAAGATCTGTTTACGAGCTTCCGCTGCACAGCGCTGAGCAGCATCAGCATCCGCCAGAGTTACTTTTGTTTTCGCGGGCGTTTTAACCTGCACAACAGGCACGGTCGCGTTAAGGCGCTCTATGTTAAAGCGGGCTTCTAACGCTTTTCGGGCCACGTCAGGTAGCAGACCAATATGGTATTCCCAACCACCACCACGGCCCTTACGCTTGCGAGCAAGGGTAGTGGATTGCCAATCTGCGCGTTTTGCAAAACGGATAACAGCACTTTCTGTTTCCGGAATTATCGGCACGTTTAGGCTTGCTAGTTCTTTCGCAGTAAACCACTCGCGCTTTGCGTCATTGTCAAAAAGGGTTGGACCTGTTCCGCTCATTTCATTCTCCGCAAGTCTGCGTCACAGCTTTTCAGCATCTTCTTCAAGCGCTCCTGCTGGTCTTCAATCAACTGACGTTTAATCAACGGCAAGTATTTACGGTCCACCACAATCATGTCGGTGCCATCCAGCAGTTCATTCAAAAGCTCTTTGGAATTGAGAACCGCAACCAGCACCATCAGACGATACCCGGCAATGTTGCTTGCCTCCCGTGCCTCACTCGCCCATGCGTCCAGACTGTCGCGGCTAATTGCTTTGACAAGACTGTGGCAATTTCCTCTCGCGATCTTTGGTCAACTTTGAAAGCTTCAGAAAGAGCGCGGCAAACTTTGGCCTGTGCTGTGGCCGCACGAACTCGTGTCGGATCAAAGCGGGCTTCCACTTGCGGCGGCTGCCAGCTCAGTAAATCATCGGTTTGTTGGCAGCGGTGGGTTCTCATAGTGGGTATCCCGCACGGTAGGAGGCCACCGCGATACTCAGCGCACAAACCCAAAGAACGAAGGCGGCAGTGAAGGCACCAATGGCAAGCGCACTTGCAATATCTTTGAGGTGATTGTCGTGCCCCGCGTCATAATCAAAGCGCCGATAAAACCGCAGAGCGACACATCGTGTCACGCGAGCCGTTCTCATGCCGCCACCTCGGCTTCAGAAATTGGGGTGTCAGCAAGCAACTGCTTTTTCTGACTGGCGCTCGGGCCGTGTTTGTCGCTATTGTAAATGACATGAGGGGAACGCAGACGCCGGTTAGGCCACAGCTCCTCCAATGGAATACTGAGATATCTGGAGATTAGCTCCGCACCACGTCCGGTTCCGGTTTCCAGAGCCTTGGTCAACGTGGTACGGTGCATACCTTCTCTGGCCGCTATTTCGGTCAGGGTCCACCCTTTGCGGTGTAGCTCGGCTTTGATTGAATGCTTGTCCCACTTCATCTGGGGTGCGCGTTTTGTCATTGCATCTCCTTAAAAAGCGGACTGTTGCAGCAGCCGCTTTTTTATTCACCGTGCGTCTCACCTTGGTGATTTGCACTTGTTGGTAACGAATGAAAACAACATGCGTAATTTATCAACGCACATCAAGTGATAAATTACGCGTCAGAGTTATTTATGTTACGCAATTTGCGTATCAGTAGCTATCCTTTTGAATTTAAAGGGTAATAGCGTGCTCTAACTGTTGTGGGGAACTCTGACTTTGTGGTCAGTGTTTAGTGAAATGAACTCTGACGGCTTTATTCAAAGACTAGAACAGATCCAATCAGATAGCAGTGCGCGATTATTTGCGCAAAAAGCTGGCGTAAGCGAAGGAACGTTACGCAGTATACGCAAAGGATCGAGTCCGACACTTGAGACACTGCTGGCGATATGTCGCGGAGCGGGTGTTAATATAGGATGGCTCACCACCGGTGAGGGACCAATGCGGATTGGAGAGGAAATCAAGACACTAGAAGCGGCATTCATCACCATCCCACGCGTGGATATTCGGCTCGCTGCAGGCAGTGGTGCTCTGAATGGCGACAGCATCACGAAGGTCGAAGAGATCCCTTTCACAAAAGGGTTTTTAGGCGGAAAACTGGGAAAAGCCTCAGCAGACGGCCTCATCATCTTGACGGCTGGTGGCGATAGCATGGACCCGCTCATTGCTGACGGCGACTTGGTCATGGTCGATAAAAAGCGTAACATCCTGCAAGATGGCGTCTACGCCTTTGTTTTAGCTGGAATGGCTCGCGTAAAGCGCTTACGCCCAACAGCACTTGGCGATCTGGAATTGATCAGCCAAAATCCAGAATACGAAAATGAGCTTCTAAAGCGTACAGATCTGGAAGACTTCCACATTATCGGCAAAGTGGTCTGGTGCGGTCACCGCTTCGGGTGATACGATTTGGACATAGGCAGTGTTGCTAGACTTTACCCGCTGCACATTTTTGACCGCTTTATGCACACCTACACGCCCGTTTTGAATAGTTTCCGCGCAACACTGTGCAAAATGATTTTTCCCCGCCCAAACGATATTATTTAAACTTTTCAACGGGTTCATACAACTTTACCCGCCTTCACCTCTGTGCAGAATAACAGTCCCCCCCACATCACCGATGTGCTCAAGCACGAAAAGATCAAGATCTCAATGGATGGTAAGGGAGCTTGGCGCGACAATGTATTCATCGAACGGTTCTGGCGGACCGTCAAATACGAGGAGGTCTACCTCAAGGGGCGCTGTTGCATAAAACCGCTTCAGTCGTATATCTTGGCTGATATTTTCCTCAGTGAAGATGCTCTTAATGCCGTTTAAAACCAATGTTGCTCGCCATCACAAGTTTGCCAAAGTCAAATACAAAGTGACGAACTGGCCGGAGTATAATGAAAGCTTGCGTCGTCGCAGCGATGTAACGGTTTGGATTGAAAAGAGCGTTTCCAAGGCCTGGTTTTCACCTAAACCAAATGCGCGCTCGAAAAGACGAATTTCGCCCTTGATACCAGGTTGGATCAAGAACGCTTTGGCCTGGCTCTTTTTGAGGGCGCGCATCACCTCAAATCCTTTGATCGGAGCATAAGCAGTCTTGCGTGATTTGAACCCGAGGGTTGGCTTTGTCTGGCGTTTCAGCTTGACATAATCGGCCTCAATCACGTTGTTCAGACACCTAACTTGGCAATGTTCTGTGTCTGCCGGACATTTGCCCCCGGCCTTTAATACAGCAATTTCCGGGCCCGTATATGGGGGCTTTGTCGGTGTTGATCACGCGTGGTTTTTCATAATAATTCAAACCCTTCTGCGCTTTACCAGAAAGGTATCTGCGGCCTTTGTGCTGCGCGTCGGCGAGAAGTAGAAGTCGATGGTGTCGCCCTGCTTCGTGACCGCCCGATAAAGATACATCCAGCAGTCCTTGACCTTGATATACGTTTCATCAACCTGCCAGGTGTCGTCCCTAGATGGCGGCCACTATTTGAAGTCACAGCTCATTGGAATACCACTCGCTTTGTCCAAAAATCAAGCAGCCGAAGACTCTTTGCAACAGGGTTTCCTTTTTTACGCCGCCGATAAGATCACCGCCCCACAACAAACGTTTGTTCTCATTTTCAGGCTCAACGTTTTTCCGGAAGCTGTCATTCGAACTAAGAAGAAGAACAGCGCCTAGCATCTCATCAACCTCTACATCACACTTGAGAGATCCGCATTCCCTGTAACCGAGCCAATGCAGAAGAAAGTCCTTCCTAGAATAATATAGGCGTCCTACTTCTGGGTCCGCTATTGAAATACGTCGTTTGCTGACATGCGTCACCACGACGAAATGATCCTGAAGCCAATGAACAATGAAAGGGCATGGCAAATTTCCAACGCAGAAGCGTTAACATGAGTTGCTAATGCCTCAAATCCCAACGGAAGAGCGGCACGTTCCATCGCAGCCATGGAAACACCGTTAAGATCCAGATCACATGTTTGCCGGATTCTAGTTATAGCTGCATCGCCGCCGTGATATCGCAGACCCATCTGAATGCAATTAGGGCCACAATCTTTTGAGTCATACCGGTAGACCAGAGGAAATTTCTTCAATATCCAGCCCCCATTAAACCATCATCGATAGATCTGGTCTGCGAGATAATCCACAGTGAACAACCTAGCGATAAACCCACATTCTTTGGTGAGTAGTTTTATCGCCAGAACGGCAAGCGGTCTTCTCCCTATTATAGGAGAGTGTTTTGAGGCAAGGCGGTATGATGTTTCTTGTTAAGGGTGGTCAAGACAGCACAATGTGGGTCCCTCCTTTGTACTGCACGCCAAAAATGTTCTCCTTAAGCCAACAGTAAACAAAGAGGTTTTAACTGTACGCAGCAATACGCCTAGCAGGCTTATCAAGAGGCATATAGCGCTAGTAACATCTTATAAGAGCGCCGCTAAGTGACCCTGTTACTACACCTTACTCGACCTTGGAATGAGCAGATAGACAAGTGTCACGCAGCCTGCCTCTTCGTGGAAAACCGTCAGTACTTCCGTTTAAGTGGCATTGCCACGTCGACTTGGCAATTGCCAAGTATGTGAATATCGCGAAAAATAAGAAACAGAACTCGGATTCAACACACCAAATCTGTGTTTCACAAGAGGACAACAACCGTAATTCTCGGAAAGGTCCGACAAACACCTCGCTGACAACTGTCGCCCGGCATATTGGGCCTAGCCCCTTCCAAGGCATGTATGCTGGCTTCCATAGCAATACAGAACCGGCTATAGCACGACTAAAGGATCGCGGGTGATGGGTAGTCAACTGGAGGACATGGCATCTACCACATTACCCGAGTATTGGAGACAGATGCATTCAAACCCGTAACATGAGACCATGTCGCGAAACATCCCACCACTTTTCACTAAGCCAAGCGAACGGCGACGAACCCAATGTCGGACAGATAGTAGCAATATCAGAACTGAGCCAAGGCCTATCATTTCCGCGCTTCTGTTTTCTGGAACAGAACTATGTTTAATGCATTCCACACGAAAATAAGGACTCCGAAACTTATAGCATATTTACAAGCCTAGTATAATGACCAGATAAGGCGAACAGCGTTCGCAGGCAGTCCGTCCAATATATTTCAATAGTGGAACCAACTATCAGTTATCCAATCACCCACTATGTAGTTGGCCAAAACCATAATCTACGACCGCCTCGGCCTAGCTTGCAAACATGGCAGCTGCCGAATAGCAGCTTAAAGCGATCGTGCTTCCCGCCGTTTTCAAAGCTCTGCTATGGTAGCGCTTGTTCTCCACCATGTATTGGTTAGACTTCTCGCACACCGTAATTGGAGACCCTTCATGCGTTCGGAAAAACCCATTCAAAGGTACGTAGACGCGGGAGATCATCGTATCTGCCTCCATGAATGGACGGGTAAAGGCCCGGCCTTTTTGTTGCTTCATGCTACTGGATTTCACGGGCGACTATGGGATTATATCATCAATCGATTCCCGAACCGCCATGTCATTGCATGGGATATGCGGAGCCATGGTCTTAGTGAAAAGGCAGCACTCCCGGAATTTTGGAGTGAATTAGCAGACGACCTTTTTGCAGTCATAGACGACCTGCAATTAAAACAGATTTATGGTGTTGGGCATTCTTGTGGCGGGCACCTCGCAATCATGGCAGCTGCCAAGTATCCAGATCTTTTCAAAAGTTTATTACTTCTCGACCCTGTCGTTTTTCCAAAACAGCTTTTGCCCATTTTCAAAAAACTAACCCAACAAGACCATCCAGTCGCCAGACGTCGAAACGACTGGGATGATGCAGATGAGATGTTTAACAGATTTAAAGATCGTACACCCTATAGCAGATGGATACCTGAGGTTCTCCGCGACTATTGCAAATACGGTTTGGCTCCATCGGATAGAGGTGAAGGTTATCAGCTGGCTTGCCCACCGACGGCGGAGGCTGCAGTCTACCAAAACTGCTATGGCGACCAAATTTATTCGCTCTTGGAAACGGTGCAAACGCCCACCACTGTAGTTCGAGCCAAACGACGAACTGCTGACCAGTCCCTATTTGACTTCTCTTCGTCTCCCACCTGGGAATTGTTGGCGGAAAATATGGGAAATGCAAAGGACATCTACCTACCAAATCAAACTCATTTCCTGCCTATGGAAAATCCACAGGCTGTTTTGAACATGATGGTTCAGATGGAGAGAGGCGCAGAAATTTGCTGGCACGGCAACGGAGCAATAATAGAAGACGCATAAGAGGACTTGGCAGATTTTCATGTTCATATTTACTTCTGCCAACTATTAGACCTGGGAGGGGATAATGACAAACTATGAAATCCACGGAGCATTAGGCTCCCCGTATTCCATGAAGATACGTGCGGCCTTTCGCGCTAAACGCCTTCACCACACTTGGCGGCTATGTGCGCCAATGGGTCCCAACAGCCCAACCAAGCATGTGAAGATTCCAGTCATCCCGGTTGTTAAGTACCCGGATGGATCCTGGATTAACGATTCAACCCCACTTCTGCTTGATTTGGAAAAGAGAGGGGAGGGGAGGTCGATAGTCCCTTCAGACCCACTTCTGCGATTTGCGTGTTATCTCATCGAAGATATGGCAGACGAGTGGCTTGTGAAAGCAATGTTCCATTACCGCTGGTATTATGAGGAAGACAAGAAGATAGTTCCAAGCTGGCTTTTATATGATGCATGCCTAGGGTTAGACAAGGCCACCATTGACGCAATGGGTCAACAGTTTGCAGCGCGTCAAATCGGGCGGATGCCGAAGGTTGGATGTACGCCGGAAACAGCTCCCTTAATCGAAGCGTCGACAAACCGTATGCTCCAAATTTTGGAGGAGGCCGTTCTTTCCAAACAGCACTTCCTTTTTGGAGATATGGCATCTATGGCGGATGCGGCAATTTTTGGTCAGCTCTATCAATTGAAGGGCGACCCAACACCCTCTGCCATGTTGCGGAAAAACTTCCCGTTCGTCTTCCGCTGGCTGGACCACATTGATGATGCATCCGGTTTTGAAGGTGAGTGGATTGAAAATTTGACCCCCGTTGTTATTCAACTTTTGAAGTTAGCAGGCGACACCTATCTGCCTTTCCTTGCTGCAAATGCAACCGCGATAGACAAAGGCCAAGCCACTTTTACCGCAGATCTACCCGAGGGCTTCTTTACGCAGGATATCTTCAAATATCATAAGAAGTGCCTGGAGCGCCTACGTAAGGAATGGTCCGAACTAAGCCCGGAACATCGCGAAACACTCAGCGAGCATCTTCTCGGCGGGACAGAAGTTCTTGATTGTGCACTGGTTCAGCCAACAAGCTGATTTACCGGACTTGGCAGGTATTGTTGGCAGCTGCCAAGTCAATAATCTCTAAGCTCAACACCCCCAAAGCCAACAAATTTCTTATCATCGGTTTGACCTACCGTTAAATTTGGTGGCGGAGGATGAAGCACAGGGTTGGTATTTGAACCCATGAGCACGGCATATCCTCCCAATTTAAATTCGGCGATCGCACTGTTTCTTTTCTTTTTCTTTGCATAATCTGTTGTTGCAGAGGATCAACCAGCCAAAGGGCAGCAACTTCGAATGATGGCAGACAAGTTGCATCTGACTGATGAGCAGATGGAAAAATACGGCCAATCAAGAAAGAACCCATGGACAAGCGCCGCGTGATCCTCAATACCGCTGGAATTGAACGCGGTAAGAAGCCCACTTTTACTCAACTGCGTGAGGTGAGGGGACCCATGTAGGAAACTCGAGAAACTTTGGATCAGAAATTGTCCGCTATTCCAAATTCAGAGCAGATGGAGACATTCCGCGAGATGCAAAAGGAAATGCGTGACAAATTCAAACAGAAGAAAAGCGGATGAATCACCAGAGAATACATAACGCTAGGGGAGGACTAGTTCCTCCCCATTGACGCCTAGGACAGGTTTTCGAACCTACGCTTCAGGTCAATCATTGTATCGCGGTATGGACCGGGACCATAACTAATACGCGAGACCCCGAGCTTCGCGAGCTCTGCAATACTCGGCATCCCTTGTTTCATGTAGGCGTTCACAGGCAAATCCACTGCTTCACAAATTTTGCTAATCTGTTCCGGCTCTGCGAGTCCAGGAATAAAGAATCCGCTGGCACCAGATTTTTTATAAAGTGCAGCTCGCTCGATGGCTTCATTCACCAGATCAGAATGCTTAGCCACGTCTGGTTCTTGCAAAAATAAATCAGTACGAGCATTGATGAAGAGGGGAATGTCAGCTTCATCCGCAGCTTCCCTAAAAGCGATAAGACGTGCGCCCTGTTCCGCAGCCGAATACAAGCCTGCGCCTTTCACTTTCCGGTCCTCGAAATTCACACCCACCAGCCCAGTTTTGATGATCCGGGCCGCGTTTGTTTTAACTCCACTTAGTGTGTCCGCATAAGCCCCTTCAAAATCCAGAGAAAAGGGTAGGTCTACACTAGCGGCAATTCGCGTTGCTAAAATTTCGACAAGCTCGAGCGGAATCTCTTCTCCATCCGCATATCCATGTGCCGCGGCAACTGGCGCACTTCCCGTTGCAACGGCTTTAGCACCGGCCTTAGCAACAGCCTGCGCAGTACCCGCATCCCAAATGTTAAAGAGCACAACGGGATCACCCTTTACGTGCAGAGATGCAAAGTACTTTGCCTTATCAGCATGAGACATCATTCCGTCCTTTTCAATTTCGCAATTTTCATTTCAAGATCAATGAGTTTTTGTTTACGCCATAGGCCACCGCCATATCCGGTGAGTGATCCATCTAGACCCAGAACACGGTGGCAGGGAATAACAACGGCAATCTGGTTGGCCCCGTTCGCTCTGGCAACTGCGCGGCTGGAACTGGGCCGGCCCAGCAATTTTGCAAGCTCGCTATAACTCCGCGTTGTTCCAACTGGAATACGGCGCAACTCGCGCCAGACATCCTTGGTAAACTCTGTCCCATGCATGGCCAGCGGTACATGGAAATCGAGCCTAGAACCGTTGAAGAACTCGCGCAGTTCTGCCTCCACCTGATCCGTAGGAGCCGTTCTACCCAATCCAAGTTCACCCTTCACCTGTTTGCGAAGTCGGTTCAGCTCGGTTGGCAAAGCTTTACGGTCAGCAAATTCCAATAAATGCAAGGATGATTTATCGCTAACCGCAATCATCGCGCCAAGTGGAGTATCAAACCAATCAGCCTTGAGGAACGCATCTTCTTTCAGTTTGCCGGGGGTACATCCCAATAATTTGGTAAATGCGTCCCTAAATGCTCCAGAAGATGAAAATCCAGATGCCAACTGTGCGTCGATGACTTTGCCGCCATCCGTTAGGATTTCAAAGCCCTCTCGCAACCGGGATTGCCGCGCCATTTCCAGAAACGTAACCCCAAATTGGCGTTTGAAACTACGACGAACCGTGGAGGGGTCGAACCCCAGCTCAACAATGTCACCTTCAGTCAATTTATGGTGTGGCCTTGCCTCAAACAGTGTGAGGAGTTTTAGGAGGGTGTCATCATTTTCTGCTGACGTGCCAACCGGATGACATCGCTTACAGGGGCGAAAACCAGCCTCAAAACATTCGGCAGTGGTTTCAAAAAAACAACAATTTTCCTGCTTGGGTTTTCGAGCCGGGCAGGTGAGGCGGCAAAATACACCAGTGGAGCGTACACCGACATAAGCGCGGCCTTCAAAAGCAGGATCTCTGTTCAGCAACGCTTCATAAAGCACGCTGTTATTTGGAAGGGTAAAAAGCATAGTTACTTATAGGGCTTTGCAAGTTCCCGCGCACTCGGATTTAGGGCAGTTATTAAGGAAAATTTGGCGTTTGAGCCAAACCGAGTAAACAACACGCGCTATACCAAAAAGAACTGCAGCGAAGATCCGGTTGACAAAATTGAGGAGGTCGGTTGCCGACCAAAGATCAGCATGTAAATTAGGTTGCCAGCTGAAAGACCGTGAAAACTGTCACGAATAATATTGAGGGATCACCGAATTAACTGTATCTACCAGTTGTAATATGAATACGGAATACAACTTTGAAAAAATTGTCTACTGGCCTACTGGCCCTCACAATGGCATTTGCAGTTTCTGCGTGTGCCAAAAAACCTGAGAGCATTGCTCCCGCATATACATCCACTAGCCAATATAACGGCTGGAGTTGTAAAACGCTTTCAAATGAATTGCAGAACATCGACCGTGCTTATGCAAGCGCGGCAGACCAGCAAAACAACGCGCGCTCCAACGATATCATCGGGGTAATTTTGATTGGACTGCCTGTTTCGAGCCTATCTGGCGATAATATTGCGCCACAAATAGCTACTTTGAAGGGGCAAAGGGAGGCGATCCGCAGCACTATGATCACAAAAAGATGTGCCGGGTCTGGTGATAAACGGCCCATCAGCTAATTCATAAAATGCGGTAAACATTGTTTACCGCATTTTCTCATAACAGCTACAATTTAACCCAAGACCAAATTTCCAATACGCGCCTGCATGATGCGGGCAGGGGTATAGGTGCCCGGCACCACTTCAAACTGGACCTCTCCGCAGTCGATAAATCCAAGCCTTGTGTAAAACGCTTGCGCCGACGTGCTTTGTTTTAAAACATACAGGCCGGCGACAAACTCAGATGAATACTCCGCCATCGCAATTTTGAGCATACGCCGACCAAGCCCCTTGCGTTGATAGTGCCGCGCGAGATAACACGCCCAGATATGAACCACTTCACCGCGATGCGCGCA
The sequence above is drawn from the Pseudovibrio sp. Tun.PSC04-5.I4 genome and encodes:
- a CDS encoding ATP-binding protein, producing MRNDFVKTSNVQRFLNALTALNERGAQEACLVVVDGLPGLGKTTTLRKWVAQTGSIYLRAKKEWTPSWFMNELLEALRVHPPHAFQKKYRKALEELAGRQASAGIESKTFGLVIDEADHVSSKSAILETIRDISDMIELPVILVGMGKVNDNLTRFPQVASRVSQKVRFEKCTEADVRSLMEGRCEIPVADDLLKFVHKVSGGYNREILEAIANIERHGFLNPPGEEGLTMREMAGVSIINDRSSNRPIMVPGGL
- a CDS encoding Mu transposase C-terminal domain-containing protein; protein product: MSGTGPTLFDNDAKREWFTAKELASLNVPIIPETESAVIRFAKRADWQSTTLARKRKGRGGGWEYHIGLLPDVARKALEARFNIERLNATVPVVQVKTPAKTKVTLADADAAQRCAAEARKQILQMVEQLVMRGMAYDKAVCGLTAKVKVLLNQDVLTPDEKHLLELVRTAKDKGTGISRRAIYNWRKAFKESGFAGLIPGKRKQDALNATRYDWAPGFLKFYADPRKPTLALALDQYRASLDEPARAPSYDQVKRYLTKLKKADPIAAYKGREGVLALKARKVYVSRSTEGLEPTDIYTGDGKTFDAFVAHPFSGSPMRPEITSILDVVTRKCVGYSIGLNEKAYDVSEALRNASMANGVAAIFYVDNGKGYKNQLLDEAAVGMLARLGTHKEHSIAYNSQARGIIERFNGSVYTRLAKTLPSYTGRDLDREAALKLHKQIKSDLKETGASDILIGWNEFLKIFDGALQYYNNRPHSGLPQVRGDVTGNTRHMSPNEYWAQFESHGFKAVTLAKDDSDDLSRPAVRRKVTRGLVTIETNRYFALELERYDRREVMVCYDMLDASQVWVRELDYVDGVETPGALICTAKFEGNSQAYFPKPVIENAREKKAKTATKRLEDKLRRVEQEQRPGYLVEHSGEQPMEVFASAPGFEDSAEEDLVSVVMEPVRSAGNVVQLAEPIEAPKSQPQPTTNSGRPRFKSKEELAVWVLDNPEKMTDLDKKILSGCLTDRTYLDLFEALGVDTESLRTLLRAAA
- a CDS encoding helix-turn-helix domain-containing protein, with the translated sequence MTKRAPQMKWDKHSIKAELHRKGWTLTEIAAREGMHRTTLTKALETGTGRGAELISRYLSIPLEELWPNRRLRSPHVIYNSDKHGPSASQKKQLLADTPISEAEVAA
- a CDS encoding S24 family peptidase yields the protein MRIGEEIKTLEAAFITIPRVDIRLAAGSGALNGDSITKVEEIPFTKGFLGGKLGKASADGLIILTAGGDSMDPLIADGDLVMVDKKRNILQDGVYAFVLAGMARVKRLRPTALGDLELISQNPEYENELLKRTDLEDFHIIGKVVWCGHRFG
- a CDS encoding alpha/beta hydrolase; this translates as MRSEKPIQRYVDAGDHRICLHEWTGKGPAFLLLHATGFHGRLWDYIINRFPNRHVIAWDMRSHGLSEKAALPEFWSELADDLFAVIDDLQLKQIYGVGHSCGGHLAIMAAAKYPDLFKSLLLLDPVVFPKQLLPIFKKLTQQDHPVARRRNDWDDADEMFNRFKDRTPYSRWIPEVLRDYCKYGLAPSDRGEGYQLACPPTAEAAVYQNCYGDQIYSLLETVQTPTTVVRAKRRTADQSLFDFSSSPTWELLAENMGNAKDIYLPNQTHFLPMENPQAVLNMMVQMERGAEICWHGNGAIIEDA
- a CDS encoding glutathione S-transferase C-terminal domain-containing protein is translated as MTNYEIHGALGSPYSMKIRAAFRAKRLHHTWRLCAPMGPNSPTKHVKIPVIPVVKYPDGSWINDSTPLLLDLEKRGEGRSIVPSDPLLRFACYLIEDMADEWLVKAMFHYRWYYEEDKKIVPSWLLYDACLGLDKATIDAMGQQFAARQIGRMPKVGCTPETAPLIEASTNRMLQILEEAVLSKQHFLFGDMASMADAAIFGQLYQLKGDPTPSAMLRKNFPFVFRWLDHIDDASGFEGEWIENLTPVVIQLLKLAGDTYLPFLAANATAIDKGQATFTADLPEGFFTQDIFKYHKKCLERLRKEWSELSPEHRETLSEHLLGGTEVLDCALVQPTS